In the genome of Danio rerio strain Tuebingen ecotype United States chromosome 23, GRCz12tu, whole genome shotgun sequence, one region contains:
- the LOC570014 gene encoding sodium-dependent lysophosphatidylcholine symporter 1: MANGTGNGRMEKQTDHSIACATENDDNQPKEGIPLSRKLCYAIGGMPYQMTANAKGFFMQIFLLDVVKMGAFYASLILFLGRAWDAVTDPLIGYAVSKSGRTRIGKLIPWIVFTMPLGILSYIMLWYTPQDTMSPAFSFSWYFIWCCLFDTFMSCYHVPYSSLNMFLGGNQKDRDSATGYRMGMEVFATLAGATIQGQIVGVHHAKRTHDCSLQNSTQELSGNYTGPLDGISDTLQNTRRAYLTGALVLGMLYFLCCLILFLGVKEQLAPLSNLDRINVPYLTGMKMVVGHTPYVRLVFGFLFSSLAFQMAQGNFALFCTHAANMGGYFQHLVLILLTSATISIPMWQTILVKIGKKTTIFIGLSVYIPALTVISLVNSNLPVFIIMSVISGTSLAALYLLPWSMLPDVVDDFKVKNPLCQDLEPLFYSCYVFFNKFGGGLSVGVSTLVLHFVGYKPGACKHNEKVIYALRILFAPVPICLILIGMVLFYFYPINEERRRKIQEALSKAGTENGLKGEEEIIL; this comes from the exons ATGGCCAACGGCACTGGGAATGGACGAATGGAAAAGCAAACCGATCACAGTATCGCCTGTGCCACGGAAAATGACGACAACCAACCG AAAGAAGGCATCCCTTTGTCCAGGAAACTGTGCTATGCCATTGGAGGAATGCCTTATCAAATGACTGCAAACGCCAAGGGCTTTTTCATGCAGATCTTTTTACTGGATGTTGTGAAA ATGGGAGCATTTTATGCATCCCTCATTCTCTTCCTCGGTCGAGCCTGGGATGCTGTTACAGATCCTCTTATTGGATATGCTGTGAGCAAAAGTGGCCGGACCAGAATTGGCAAACTCATTCCTTG GATTGTGTTCACCATGCCGCTCGGGATCCTGTCATACATCATGCTCTGGTATACCCCACAGGACACCATGTCCCCTGCCTTCAGTTTCAGCTGGTACTTCATATGGTGTTGTTTGTTTGACACCTTTATGAGT TGCTACCATGTGCCATATTCCTCCCTAAACATGTTTCTTGGGGGAAATCAGAAGGATCGAGACTCAGCTACTGGATACA GAATGGGCATGGAAGTGTTCGCCACACTGGCAGGAGCCACCATTCAGGGGCAGATAGTCGGGGTTCACCATGCCAAGAGAACACACGATTGCAGTTTACAGAACAGCACGCAAGAGCTTTCCGGAAACTACACTGGCCCACTGGATGGCATTTCTGACACTTTACAAAATACA AGAAGAGCCTATTTGACTGGCGCACTTGTGTTAGGAATGCTGTACTTTCTGTGCTGCCTCATACTTTTTCTTGGAGTGAAGGAACAGTTGG CGCCTCTGAGTAACCTGGACCGCATAAATGTCCCCTATCTAACCGGAATGAAGATGGTTGTGGGACACACTCCATATGTGCGGCTTGTGTTTGGCTTCCTCTTTTCTTCGCTAGCCTTTCAG ATGGCTCAGGGGAATTTTGCCCTCTTCTGTACTCATGCAGCAAATATGGGAGGATATTTCCAGCATCTTGTTCTTATATTACTG ACATCAGCGACAATATCCATCCCAATGTGGCAGACAATATTAGTCAAAATAGGAAAGAAGACCACCATATTCATCGGCCTTTCA GTTTATATCCCAGCTCTAACTGTAATATCTCTAGTGAACAGTAATTTACCCGTCTTCATTATTATGTCGGTGATATCTGGCACAAGTCTGGCAGCCCTCTATCTACTCCCTTG GTCGATGCTGCCAGATGTAGTGGATGACTTTAAAGTCAAGAACCCGTTGTGCCAGGATCTAGAGCCACTGTTCTACTCCTGCTATGTGTTCTTTAACAAATTCGGAGGAGGATTGTCTGTTGGAGTGTCCACCTTGGTACTACA CTTTGTAGGATACAAGCCTGGAGCTTGTAAACACAATGAAAAGGTCATTTACGCACTCCGGATTCTCTTTGCCCCTGTGCCCATCTGCCTGATTCTCATTGGCATGGTGCTTTTTTACTTCTATCCCATCAATGAAGAGCGACGGCGGAAAATCCAGGAAGCTTTAAGCAAAGCAGG GACAGAGAACGGCTTGAAAGGAGAAGAAGAAATAATTCTATGA
- the fkbp1ab gene encoding FKBP prolyl isomerase 1Ab (The RefSeq protein has 1 substitution compared to this genomic sequence) codes for MGVEIETITPGDGRTFPKKGQTCVVHYVGSLTDGRKFDSSRDRDKPFKFKIGKQEVIRGWEEGVVQMSVGQRAKLTCSPDFAYGNKGHPGIIPPNATLIFDVELLSLE; via the exons ATGGGAGTGGAAATCGAGACCATAACCCCCGGAGATG GGAGGACTTTCCCCAAAAAAGGACAGACATGTGTGGTGCATTATGTTG GCTCCCTGACAGATGGACGGAAGTTTGACTCTTCCCGTGACCGTGACAAGCCATTTAAGTTCAAGATTGGTAAACAGGAAGTGATTCGTGGCTGGGAAGAAGGTGTTGTGCAG ATGAGCGTTGGACAGCGTGCAAAGCTGACCTGTTCACCTGATTTTGCCTATGGTAATAAAGGCCATCCTGGGATTATTCCCCCAAATGCAACCCTCATCTTTGATGTGGAGCTTCTCAGTTTGCAGTGA